In Antechinus flavipes isolate AdamAnt ecotype Samford, QLD, Australia chromosome 3, AdamAnt_v2, whole genome shotgun sequence, a genomic segment contains:
- the LOC127557268 gene encoding olfactory receptor 958-like, giving the protein MEIRNHTVVTEFILLGIPHTEGQEQVLFGVFLIFYLCTLMGNLLILVAVMSDSRLHTPMYFFLCNLSVLDIGFSSVSTPKMLANLLVRNQVISLGGCMSQVFFYHFLGSTECLLYTVMAYDRFAAICHPLRYTIIMNRRVCAVLAAGTWFTSSFHATILTTLTFQLPYCGSNVVDYFFCDIFPVVKLACGNTLIIETVSFTNIGLVPMTCFLLILASYIRIVIAILKMHSAEGRRKAASTCVSHLSVVTLFFGPCALIYTQPSLSEVLVTPVQIFGNVVTPMLNPTIYTLRNKDVKGALKKLTGGQAISEGVRIPALQ; this is encoded by the coding sequence ATGGAGATAAGGAACCACACTGTTGTGACTGAGTTCATCTTGCTTGGCATCCCACACACAGAAGGGCAGGAACAAGTGCTCTTTGGTGTCTTCTTGATCTTCTACCTTTGCACCCTGATGGGGAACCTTCTTATCCTTGTGGCTGTGATGTCTGATTCCCGCCTTCATACTCCTATGTATTTCTTCTTGTGCAACTTATCTGTGCTAGATATTGGCTTCTCCTCAGTCAGTACCCCCAAGATGCTGGCAAACCTTTTGGTGAGGAATCAGGTCATTTCCCTGGGTGGTTGTATGTCGCAGGTTTTCTTCTACCACTTCTTGGGCAGTACTGAGTGTCTCCTCTATACTGTCATGGCCTATGACCGATTTGCTGCCATCTGCCATCCACTGCGTTACACCATCATCATGAACCGCCGGGTTTGTGCTGTCCTGGCTGCTGGGACCTGGTTTACCAGCTCCTTTCATGCCACTATTCTTACCACATTAACCTTCCAGCTACCCTACTGTGGTTCCAATGTGGTAGACTACTTCTTCTGTGACATCTTTCCTGTGGTCAAGTTGGCTTGTGGCAATACTCTCATCATTGAGACAGTGAGCTTTACTAATATTGGTCTTGTGCCCATGACCTGTTTCCTCCTGATCTTGGCCTCTTACATCCGTATCGTCATCGCTATTCTAAAGATGCATTCGGCTGAGGGCCGGCGCAAAGCGGCATCTACTTGTGTGTCTCATCTCTCTGTTGTCACTCTGTTTTTTGGGCCCTGTGCTCTCATTTATACCCAACCATCTCTGAGTGAAGTACTAGTTACTCCGGTTCAGATTTTTGGCAATGTTGTCACTCCCATGCTTAATCCCACAATCTATACCCTTAGGAACAAGGATGTCAAGGGAGCTCTAAAGAAGCTGACTGGGGGACAAGCCATATCAGAGGGAG